GCAGAAGATCCCAGTTTTGGTGAACTTTTAAGCCGTGCAGAAGGATGGGAGGAAGAATGCCATCCAAAACTTCTTGCACTTCCATCGCTTGTTGAGCAGATACTTGAGGAGCATCCTGAAAGCCGGGTTATTGTCTTTGCCACATACCGGGACACGGTTAGAATGATTGTTGAGATGCTTTCTGCCCGTGGAATAACTGCAGAGCGATTTGTTGGTCAGGCAACCAAGGATAGTGAAAAGGGTCTGTCGCAGAAAAAACAGATAGCTGCTCTTAAACGATTCAGGGAGGGTGAGTTCAGGGTTCTCGTTGCAACTTCTGTTGGAGAAGAGGGGCTTGACATTCCCTCAACAGATGTTGTCATCTTTTACGAACCGGTTCCCTCAGAGATACGAAGCATTCAGCGGAAAGGGAGAACCGGCCGGCATGGCACTGGCCGGATCATTGTGATGGTTACCCGGGGGACAAGTGATGAGATCTCACGGTTCACATCGGTGCGAAAAGAACGGGCTATGGCAAAACAGATGTCCGGTCTTGGGAAGCGGATGAAGAATGAATTTCAGTCAGCACTATCACTGAGTCCTGAAGAGATTGCCAGGGATCGCGCTGAACAGGAGCAGCATTTCGGTCCTCAAATTGTGGTAGATGATCGGGAACTCGTCTCTAAAGTGACTGAACATCTCTCTGCTGCCGATGCGAGGATCAGTGTTGAACGCCTTCCCGTGGGTGACTACCGTATCGGTGAACGTATCCTTGTTGAGCGTAAGACTGCCCGGGATTTTGTGGATACCCTGATAGAGCGTGATCTGCTCGGACAGATCAGACAGATGGCAGCGAATTGTACAAAGCCGGTATTGATCATTGAGGGTGGTGATCTCTACTGTCAGCGAGATATTCATCCAAATGCTATTCGGGGAGCGCTTGCTGCAATCGGGATAAACTTTGGTGTGACAATTTTCTCTGTTTCTGATCCCGGGGAGACCGCCGAACTCCTTCTGGTTCTTGCGCGCCGTGAATCAGAAGATGGAACAGCCGAGCGTACCCTACCATTGAAACATACATATCAAGGTAATCATGAGGCACAGGAAGCGATTATTACCGCATTTCCTGAAATCGGACTCAAACATGCCCGGTCTTTATTGTCTGCGTTCGGTTCAGTTCAGGCTATAATGCAGGCTGAACGAGATGATCTTCTTAAAGTCCCGGGGATCGGCATAAAAAAAGCAGAGAGGATTTACGAGTTGTCCCGGTTACCATACCTCT
This Methanospirillum lacunae DNA region includes the following protein-coding sequences:
- a CDS encoding DEAD/DEAH box helicase; this encodes MEYINHPLIHPDRLEKRTYQFSIAMRALDGNTLVVIPTGLGKTAVALIVAASRLYSMGGKVLMLAPTKPLVEQHLRYFQSHLNLPEATEKSCVIFTGEAAPAVRTAEWDAATVILATPQVVKNDLIAGRYSLHDVSLLVVDEAHRAVGNYAYVFLVERYMESAIQPLVLAMTASPGGNQEKVADIVENLHIVHVETRSEADPDVRPYVHEKEVEIINVSLPDELKQCLTYLYDLIESRLSQLREMGLPAPDRKNLSMKALQELNALIQQRIAERDATGYVAASIHAECMKLRHAVGLAESQGCLVLKGYLQKLSAEGKTPGGSKASKRIAEDPSFGELLSRAEGWEEECHPKLLALPSLVEQILEEHPESRVIVFATYRDTVRMIVEMLSARGITAERFVGQATKDSEKGLSQKKQIAALKRFREGEFRVLVATSVGEEGLDIPSTDVVIFYEPVPSEIRSIQRKGRTGRHGTGRIIVMVTRGTSDEISRFTSVRKERAMAKQMSGLGKRMKNEFQSALSLSPEEIARDRAEQEQHFGPQIVVDDRELVSKVTEHLSAADARISVERLPVGDYRIGERILVERKTARDFVDTLIERDLLGQIRQMAANCTKPVLIIEGGDLYCQRDIHPNAIRGALAAIGINFGVTIFSVSDPGETAELLLVLARRESEDGTAERTLPLKHTYQGNHEAQEAIITAFPEIGLKHARSLLSAFGSVQAIMQAERDDLLKVPGIGIKKAERIYELSRLPYL